TCCCCCCAGGCCGTGGTGGCCGAGATCGTGCGCTCCGGGTTCGTCGAGGGGCGCCACTACGGCTCTGTCGTGGCGCTCGCCGCCGACGGGAGCGTGGAGTGGTCGCTCGGTGACGTGGACTCCCCCGTGCTGCCGCGCTCCTGCAACAAGCCGCTGCAGGCCGTCGCGATGGTCGAGGCCGGGCTGGACCTGCCCTCCGACCTGCTCGCACTGGCCTGTGCCTCGCACTCCGGGGAGCCGATGCACCTCGAGGGCGTGCAGCGACTTCTCGAGCGGGTCGGGCTGAGCGAGGACGACCTGCAGTGCCCGGTCGACTGGCCGATGATCGACTCGGTGCGAGACGAGGCGCTGCGCGCGGGTGCCAAGCCGTCCAGGCTCTTCATGAACTGCTCGGGCAAGCACGCCGCGATGCTCGCCACCTGCGTGGCGAACGATTGGGACCAAGGGAGGTACCTCGACCCGGGCCATCCGCTGCAGCAGCAGATCCTCGAGACCTTCTCCCGGCTGACGGGAGAGCCCGTGCAGACCGTGGCCGTGGACGGCTGCGGGGCACCGCTCCTCTCCACCTCGCTCACCGGACTGGCGCGGGCCTTCCGGGCCCTTGCCGGCGCCTCCGGCGGCCCGCAGCAGCAGGTCGCCGAGGCCGTGCGGGCCCACCCGGAGCTGGTCTCTGGTTCGACCCGCGACGAGCTGGCGCTGCTGCGGGCTGTGCCCGGTGCGATCGGGAAGGCCGGGGCAGAGGCGTGCTACGCCGTAGCACTGCCGGACGGGCGGGCGTTCGCGCTGAAGATCGACGACGGGGGGGCCCGGGCTCGGCCCGTGGTGATGGCGGCTGCGCTCGAGCGGTCGGGGGTGCTCGACCTGGCGGGCGTGGACGCGGAGGCCGTGCGGCGTACGGGGGCGCACGTGCTGCTCGGTGGCGGGGTGCCGGTCGGGGAGATCCGGGCTGCGATCTAGGTTGCGGGGTCTCGACGACGCTCGCTGGCGCTCGCTGCTCGACCAGCACAGAGACTCGCTCGCACCTCAGCCGCCGGCCACGTCCCCATCATCTGTGCAGGCCATCTCGTAGGCTGCGGGCGTGCTGGACGTGCGATCGCTGGACCTGAACTTCTACCTCGTCGTGGCCTTCGTGCTGCTGGTGGTGAAGATCTTCGCCTTCGTGAACTCCCTGATGCACTCCAACCAGGAGTACGAGGCGGCCGGCAAGCTCACGAAGACCGCCTGGACGCTCATCCTCGGGCTCGGCGTGGTGGTGCAGCTGCTGCTGGGCGGGCCGTTGGGGCTGCTCAACATCGTCTTCACGATCGCTGCGTTCGTCTACCTCGCCGACGTGCGGCCGGCCATCGCCGGGCTGCGGCGCCGCTGAGCGCGCTGTGCGTGCTTTGTGGATGAACTGAGGATCAGCGCGGGACCTGGTGTGTATCGGCGTCCCTAGTGTCAGAGGAGACGAGCGGCGTAGGGCCGCTCCTGCTGACCTGGGGGATGACATGCAGGACTTCGAGATCCGTCCGTGGGGCGAGTGGCACGTGCTGGACGCCGGCGATGGGTTCAAGGTCAAGCGGATCGAAGTCAACCCCGGTCAGCGCCTGAGCTACCAGACCCACGAGCACCGCGCGGAGAACTGGGTCGTCGCTGCCGGCACCTGCACAGCGGTCATCGACGGCGAGACCGTCCTCGCGACCGCGGGTCAGTCGATCTACGTCGAGGTCGG
This genomic window from Nocardioides marinus contains:
- a CDS encoding phosphomannose isomerase type II C-terminal cupin domain, producing MQDFEIRPWGEWHVLDAGDGFKVKRIEVNPGQRLSYQTHEHRAENWVVAAGTCTAVIDGETVLATAGQSIYVEVGQPHRITNMHDEILVIIEVQLGEYTGEDDICRLEDDYGRAPAAV
- a CDS encoding DUF2516 family protein, whose product is MLDVRSLDLNFYLVVAFVLLVVKIFAFVNSLMHSNQEYEAAGKLTKTAWTLILGLGVVVQLLLGGPLGLLNIVFTIAAFVYLADVRPAIAGLRRR
- a CDS encoding asparaginase; amino-acid sequence: MTSLPRSPQAVVAEIVRSGFVEGRHYGSVVALAADGSVEWSLGDVDSPVLPRSCNKPLQAVAMVEAGLDLPSDLLALACASHSGEPMHLEGVQRLLERVGLSEDDLQCPVDWPMIDSVRDEALRAGAKPSRLFMNCSGKHAAMLATCVANDWDQGRYLDPGHPLQQQILETFSRLTGEPVQTVAVDGCGAPLLSTSLTGLARAFRALAGASGGPQQQVAEAVRAHPELVSGSTRDELALLRAVPGAIGKAGAEACYAVALPDGRAFALKIDDGGARARPVVMAAALERSGVLDLAGVDAEAVRRTGAHVLLGGGVPVGEIRAAI